The following are encoded together in the Erwinia sp. E602 genome:
- the yajD gene encoding HNH nuclease YajD yields the protein MALIPKNYARLESGYREKALKIYPWVCGRCTREFVYSNLRELTVHHIDHDHTNNPEDGSNWELLCLYCHDHEHSKYTEADQYGTRVVAGEDAQDDVEAATYNPFANLQAMLNKKK from the coding sequence ATGGCCCTGATCCCCAAAAACTATGCCCGTCTCGAAAGCGGTTACCGCGAGAAAGCGCTTAAAATCTACCCGTGGGTCTGCGGGCGCTGCACGCGTGAGTTTGTCTACTCCAACCTGCGCGAACTGACGGTGCACCATATCGATCACGATCACACCAATAACCCGGAAGATGGCAGCAACTGGGAGCTTTTATGCCTTTATTGTCACGATCACGAGCATTCGAAGTACACCGAAGCGGACCAGTACGGCACCCGCGTGGTGGCAGGCGAAGACGCGCAGGATGACGTTGAAGCCGCAACCTACAACCCGTTTGCCAACCTTCAGGCGATGCTGAACAAGAAGAAGTGA
- a CDS encoding VOC family protein translates to MSQLLPEIEVMFIAGFGPISRSTETSAAFYLHALGLPLKPIEGNSDYLVTEEGALQGAKHFAVWPLAQAATSCFGTEQWPGELPIPQGWIEYEVRDLDAATQVLADRGYRLLVANRTEPWGQKVTRLLSPEGLLTGLTITPWLRQ, encoded by the coding sequence ATGTCCCAGCTTTTACCGGAAATCGAAGTGATGTTTATCGCCGGGTTTGGCCCAATCTCCCGGAGTACGGAAACCAGCGCCGCGTTTTATCTGCATGCGCTGGGGCTGCCGCTGAAGCCGATTGAGGGCAACAGCGATTACCTGGTGACGGAAGAGGGCGCGCTGCAGGGCGCTAAGCATTTTGCCGTCTGGCCGCTGGCGCAGGCAGCCACCTCATGTTTTGGCACTGAGCAGTGGCCAGGCGAACTGCCGATCCCGCAGGGATGGATTGAGTATGAGGTACGGGATCTCGATGCTGCCACCCAGGTTTTGGCCGACAGAGGCTATCGTCTGCTGGTGGCAAATCGCACCGAGCCCTGGGGGCAAAAGGTCACCCGCCTGCTCAGTCCTGAAGGGTTGCTCACCGGATTGACGATCACGCCCTGGTTGCGCCAGTAA